In one window of Spirochaetaceae bacterium DNA:
- a CDS encoding ATP-binding protein: protein MIRRRLPTGVQTFRELRERDCYYVDKTAYVERLLDDGKHYFLSRPRRFGKSLFLDTLKELFEGNQALFEGLHIHDRHDWSQRHPVVRLDFARGHFVEPGSLHTNVAAQLDGMEVQAGVRPRYETTPERFGYLISSLHERTGQRVVVLVDEYDKPILDALEQRGIARANRDYLRGLYGVIKASDAHVRFTFLTGVSKFSKVSVFSVLNNLTDLTLDRRYSAICGYTEHDLDTVFAPELAGLDREQVREWYNGYRWRGDEKVYNPYDVLLLFDSREFEAHWFETGTPAFLVDTLVRRRVASVSLDRTVSTADLLAAFDVEHIGTEALLFQTGYLTITGEEKLGGMPLYHLGYPNREVRQSLNQVLLRHLVQDTGQQMQNSIRLARLLESGDCEGLRDLFHAFFAGIPYEWHTNNDIARYEGYYASVFYSYFAALGYEVAVEESSSHGRLDMAVRTGGHVYLFELKVVEMTPPGSALAQLRERRYADKYRGRDEPIHLIGVEISRETRNVTAFEVADG from the coding sequence ATGATCAGGCGCAGGCTGCCCACCGGCGTGCAGACCTTCCGCGAACTCCGCGAGCGGGACTGCTATTACGTGGACAAGACCGCCTACGTCGAACGGCTGCTCGACGACGGCAAGCACTACTTCCTGTCCCGGCCGCGCCGGTTCGGCAAGAGCCTGTTCCTGGACACGCTGAAGGAGCTGTTCGAGGGCAACCAGGCGCTGTTCGAAGGACTGCACATTCACGACCGCCACGACTGGTCGCAGCGCCATCCGGTAGTGCGGCTGGACTTCGCCCGCGGCCACTTCGTGGAGCCCGGCTCCTTGCACACCAACGTGGCGGCGCAGTTGGACGGCATGGAGGTGCAGGCCGGCGTGCGTCCCCGCTACGAAACGACGCCGGAACGGTTTGGTTACCTGATCAGTTCGCTGCACGAGCGCACCGGGCAGCGGGTCGTGGTGCTGGTCGACGAATACGACAAGCCGATCCTGGATGCGCTGGAGCAACGCGGCATCGCCCGCGCGAACCGCGACTACCTGCGCGGCCTGTACGGCGTGATCAAGGCAAGCGACGCGCACGTCCGGTTCACGTTCCTCACCGGAGTGAGCAAGTTCTCCAAGGTCAGCGTGTTCTCGGTACTGAACAACCTTACCGACCTCACCCTCGACCGGCGCTACTCGGCGATCTGCGGGTACACGGAACATGACCTGGACACGGTGTTCGCGCCCGAGCTCGCCGGCCTGGACCGGGAGCAGGTGCGCGAGTGGTACAACGGCTACCGCTGGCGCGGCGATGAGAAGGTGTACAACCCCTACGACGTGCTGCTGCTGTTCGACAGCCGCGAGTTCGAGGCGCACTGGTTCGAGACCGGCACGCCGGCGTTCCTGGTGGACACCCTGGTCAGACGCCGGGTCGCGTCGGTGTCATTGGACCGGACCGTGAGCACCGCAGATCTGCTGGCGGCGTTTGACGTGGAGCACATCGGCACCGAGGCGCTGCTGTTCCAGACCGGCTACCTGACGATCACGGGAGAGGAGAAGCTGGGCGGCATGCCCCTGTACCACCTAGGCTATCCGAACCGGGAGGTTCGCCAGAGCCTGAACCAAGTCCTACTGCGTCACCTGGTGCAGGACACCGGACAGCAGATGCAGAACAGCATCCGCTTGGCGCGCCTGCTGGAGAGCGGCGATTGCGAAGGCCTGCGTGATCTGTTCCACGCCTTCTTCGCGGGCATCCCGTACGAATGGCACACCAACAACGACATCGCGAGATACGAGGGCTACTACGCGAGTGTGTTCTACTCCTACTTCGCGGCGCTCGGCTACGAGGTCGCGGTGGAGGAGTCCAGCAGCCATGGCCGCCTGGACATGGCGGTGCGCACCGGCGGGCACGTCTACCTGTTCGAGCTCAAGGTG